The nucleotide window TCAacgttgatttttttatgtattcATAGATGTATCATTGGTAACAATACTTAAATAGTGAagtgtaaccattctagtccgAAACGTTTACTGTACAGTTATATCAATTAGGCCTAATATTCTCACTTTAAGTTGTCATTTGTAGTACTGTAATCCATTTACAATATCTTGTACACTTTATAGAATGACTAGGACCAGACGCCCCTATGCTTCTGCAAAATCAGAAATGACGCAACtttagaaaattaatttttacattttaatttctaacttcattttaatttttaacttcTGGCACCTTCTAAATGAcattacaatttttacaaaatctcTTTTGTTGTTGTGAGACCAATCCTTCATGGTGTACTTTTTGGAGACACAAGTGCTCCAGTTATGGTATTGTAATACAACGGTTTCTTTATACTATGGAAATGAATATCAGAAAACCCTACGTTTGCTATGTATTTGCTCTACGTTGAATTGACAACGAATATCCTGATAACACGTAATTTGAACAGTGTTttattttgtcagatttgtcATGTTGCAATAGAGACCAAGCAAAATGGCTGCATAGATCTTACTTTAAACATTACAGACGATACAATAATCGTGGATTACTATTTAACGCATGTTGCAATCTGTAGAAATAGACAAAATCATGGCTGTGAACGGTTTAAGAGGAGCAAAGAACTGAAAACACAGTGTGTCTTTGTTCCCATCTCTCAAGGAAATATATGGTTTTGGTTATCATAAAGTTTCGAAGTTATTATATATCAGTGATTGATTTGAATGCTGTTATGAACATGTTTCTAAATCTTAGCAATGTCTTCGTCATTGCTAGTTATTGGAAATGTCACCAAGCTGTGCAAGTATCCTGTCAGTCATTGGAGAACATTTTCGTTGAGCTTGTCTCTCCTGTAGAAGGCTCCTAAGATGTAAACGATGAGTAATAAAGTATGAGATATATTCTGAACAAAATAGTTTCaaatattatgatcaaaatcATGTTGAGACATACATGGGAAGTACTGTTTACTGTACGATATAAATAACTGTTTAGTGTGTACGTTATATGCGCCCATGTTCCCTTGATACAATAATTTCACATGGTAAAATATTTTGCGGGTCAAAATATTCACGCGCATGGCCCTATGGAACTCTCATTCAACCACTACTCCCTTGAACACATACAAATCATGTCCCATCAGACACTCTAGTAAAAATTTCACTGTATATACCTAGCGAGCAACTGGTGTTTCTGTTCAGACGACTTAAGGGCAGCATGGATAAGAAACAGATTGAAGATGTCTCTCTGTTGGAAAATGAAAGAACTTGAATTATTGAGATGTTTAAAGTTGTTTATTATGACTGGCCATGCATGGCTGGACGTAACAGGATATCGCACGAGATCCCAAAAGGTGCCCCATTTGAAAACAGTCTGTTTCACGAGGCCGTAGCCCGAGAGAAAGAGACTGTTTTAGGCGACTGTCAGGCGCGGGTGAACACTCAATATGTTTTGAACACACACCTCATCCAATTTTCTCGCTGAAGTTGAGAAGTTTCTCGATCACCTATCATCACTCAGGCTTGTCTTAGTCGCCGACGACACTGCTGTCTTCTTTACGCGTTTTAGAACATGCACAGGCGTAGActgcattttcaaattttccctGTCAACAGTTGTTCTGAACTTTTAACTATaaacttttaacttttaacagTTTTGGAAACCATTAACCGGTAATTTGGCTCTTTGTATGTATCAGCGTCAAAATCACTCATGCCAAGCACGGTTAAAGTAGAGTAAACGTATGCCACGTGACTATAAATCAACGAATCACAACAGAGAGTTTGGATGAGGTGAGTCACAATAATTTTTCTTGAAAGCAGAATGCATCTACGATTGTTTCACATAAATATCCATACTTTCAACGTGCATTACAAAATGAAGCACACCTTCGACTCTAAATACAGTAAATCCACAGTGGTTGAGCATGTACAGTTGCTTGTGAGAAACATGCAGTGCATTGCGCTTGTGATACGTTATCATTATGTACTACTACAGAGCATAACGAAAAATGTAATCGAGCGTAAATATGTACTGTGCGTGACTCCCACCAATTCCCTGAATTCTGTACCTAATCGGTGTCAAGATATCAACTGCAGTGCCGTAATCACCATTGCCATAGGCATTGAATGCTTCACACAGGGGAAGACCGACTTCCTTGGATACCCTTGCATTGTCATTTCTGTCGTCGGCATTGCTATAGTTATGAAATGAAACAACGGGAAAATGGACAAAATGCAGTTATCTTACTGTATCATGTCTGCTGTTTATAGGCCAGTAGCAATTGTGCGACCACCACACCATGATCACAGCATTTGACAGTGCCATTTTCCCCAACAGTTATAGCTCAGCTAATATT belongs to Ptychodera flava strain L36383 chromosome 17, AS_Pfla_20210202, whole genome shotgun sequence and includes:
- the LOC139115248 gene encoding tetratricopeptide repeat protein 38-like gives rise to the protein MDRDKPINLMDASSFLYRLELEGVNVGDRWKEVHKRWSPRVGDHTHMFNDIHSFMATRGAEQDDVAANFIESLRDFVDNADDRNDNARVSKEVGLPLCEAFNAYGNGDYGTAVDILTPIRYRIQGIGGSHAQRDIFNLFLIHAALKSSEQKHQLLARSLLQERQAQRKCSPMTDRILAQLGDISNN